One Roseiconus lacunae genomic region harbors:
- a CDS encoding preprotein translocase subunit SecA, giving the protein MFFTQPSLADYRNLIGRPKRGVRVVGKPVSDQLRQIRQRCERLEQLSEPEFSNAAAAMRSRVRNECEATRVPNVVESFALTAEALRRTTGMVYYDCQLVGGLALAGGTVAEIQTGEGKTITTALPAALFGWTGWGIHLATTNEYLSRRDYETLRPVYERLGLSVGLLRSQASSDEKAIAYACDLTFGPGYEFGFDFLRDQRLKRSRHNQRLGDSVRRTLRGDSPYEAAPMQRALFMTIIDEADSILIDEANTPLVLSGAKMSTATASAIFEFADQTALGLSEGVDFEIDSIGRAINLTDKGIGVISETWVQRPAGMAARPFADLVVNALKARHLVRRDQDYVVREGRVLIVDGNTGRIHDERKWSNGLHQAIEVKEGLSVSDENEAQARITRQRFIQLYQRVAGLTGTAAGSEGELREFYNLPVVRISPHRPCLRQSLRTRFFDGFESKANAIVSDIRQRSDLGQPILIGTRTIDESQRLSVQLKKHSIPHVVLNGLQDEDEADIVAQAGRSGSVTIATNMAGRGTDIQPDAASIEAGGLHVIATEINHNQRVDRQLAGRAARQGDPGSCQFFCAADDELIATRSPSLSAQMRRDAGPTGECDRDFSNLVAKLQRQSESDARRLREQMVARDRWSESIRESLS; this is encoded by the coding sequence ATGTTTTTCACCCAACCCTCGCTTGCCGATTATCGCAATCTGATCGGCCGCCCGAAACGCGGCGTTCGCGTGGTTGGTAAACCTGTGTCTGACCAGCTCCGTCAAATCCGTCAACGATGTGAACGGCTGGAACAACTCTCTGAGCCAGAGTTTTCTAACGCAGCGGCGGCGATGCGGTCGCGAGTGCGGAATGAATGCGAAGCGACCCGCGTCCCCAATGTGGTGGAATCGTTCGCGTTGACGGCCGAAGCACTTCGCAGAACGACGGGCATGGTTTACTACGATTGCCAGCTGGTCGGCGGACTGGCACTCGCGGGCGGCACCGTTGCCGAGATTCAAACCGGTGAAGGTAAAACGATCACGACGGCGTTGCCGGCGGCCTTGTTTGGATGGACCGGTTGGGGAATCCACTTGGCGACGACCAACGAATATCTGTCGAGACGCGACTACGAAACGCTTCGGCCTGTCTACGAACGGCTCGGATTATCAGTCGGCCTTTTACGATCGCAAGCATCCAGTGATGAAAAGGCGATCGCTTATGCTTGTGATCTCACGTTCGGCCCGGGTTATGAATTTGGGTTTGATTTCCTTCGCGATCAACGACTCAAGCGAAGCCGGCACAACCAGCGTCTCGGCGATTCTGTTCGGCGAACCCTGCGCGGCGATTCGCCATACGAAGCGGCGCCGATGCAACGCGCGTTGTTCATGACCATCATCGACGAAGCCGATAGTATCTTGATCGATGAAGCGAACACACCGTTGGTGCTCAGTGGCGCCAAAATGTCTACCGCAACGGCATCCGCGATTTTCGAATTTGCCGACCAGACCGCCCTTGGACTAAGCGAAGGCGTCGACTTTGAAATCGATTCAATCGGTCGTGCGATCAATCTGACCGACAAGGGAATTGGCGTTATCTCGGAAACGTGGGTTCAGCGCCCAGCAGGAATGGCAGCTCGCCCGTTCGCCGATTTAGTTGTAAACGCACTGAAGGCTAGGCATCTGGTCCGGCGTGATCAAGATTATGTCGTGCGCGAAGGACGCGTCTTGATCGTCGATGGCAACACCGGAAGAATCCACGACGAACGCAAATGGAGCAACGGCTTACACCAAGCGATCGAAGTGAAAGAAGGATTATCAGTTAGCGATGAAAACGAAGCACAAGCTCGTATCACTCGCCAACGATTCATCCAACTGTACCAGCGGGTCGCGGGATTAACCGGCACTGCTGCGGGAAGTGAAGGCGAACTACGCGAGTTTTACAACCTGCCCGTTGTACGCATTTCACCACACCGACCGTGCCTTCGCCAATCACTGCGGACGCGTTTTTTTGATGGATTTGAATCCAAAGCCAATGCGATCGTCTCCGACATTCGGCAGCGTTCGGATCTCGGCCAGCCCATCCTGATTGGTACACGGACCATCGACGAAAGCCAGCGACTTTCTGTTCAACTCAAAAAACATTCGATTCCGCATGTCGTTTTGAACGGACTCCAAGATGAAGACGAAGCTGACATCGTTGCCCAAGCCGGTCGCTCTGGGAGCGTGACGATTGCGACAAACATGGCGGGGCGAGGGACTGACATCCAACCAGATGCCGCGTCAATCGAAGCAGGTGGCTTGCATGTTATCGCGACCGAGATCAACCATAACCAGCGAGTCGATCGCCAATTGGCCGGTCGTGCGGCCCGACAAGGCGATCCGGGAAGCTGCCAATTTTTCTGTGCGGCCGATGATGAACTGATCGCTACGCGGTCACCGTCACTGTCGGCACAAATGCGGCGTGATGCCGGCCCGACTGGAGAATGCGATCGCGATTTTTCCAATCTCGTCGCAAAACTGCAACGGCAGTCCGAAAGCGATGCTCGCCGCCTGCGCGAACAGATGGTCGCCCGTGACCGCTGGAGCGAATCGATCCGCGAATCACTTTCATAA
- a CDS encoding ubiquitin family protein yields MRLLTVGPRIRKQSGKVIASSAWRVRLVTLDAVFREVIVDPKMTTIRIRTRYFWCLNFRKAIYFAEIQAVAYGYHDLSPESSFSSTHDGFDCFSVGLRLVDDSELTLFRFYGEGSFTNNGPFPDWMYWGERAGDLSGNQEYESRLFVDLLSTLVGVEVVPARD; encoded by the coding sequence ATGCGACTTCTGACAGTTGGACCACGGATACGCAAACAATCCGGAAAGGTCATTGCGTCAAGTGCTTGGCGGGTCCGTCTCGTGACCCTTGACGCTGTCTTTCGCGAAGTCATCGTTGATCCAAAGATGACAACGATCCGAATCCGTACGCGGTATTTTTGGTGCCTGAATTTTCGAAAGGCTATTTATTTTGCCGAGATTCAAGCGGTCGCGTATGGTTACCATGACTTGTCGCCGGAATCATCCTTCTCATCTACTCACGACGGATTTGATTGTTTCAGCGTCGGACTTCGGTTAGTCGACGATTCAGAGCTGACGCTCTTTCGTTTCTATGGTGAAGGGTCGTTTACCAATAACGGGCCGTTCCCCGATTGGATGTACTGGGGCGAACGAGCGGGCGACTTGTCGGGCAACCAGGAATATGAAAGCCGGCTGTTTGTCGACTTGCTTTCCACTTTGGTTGGTGTCGAAGTCGTTCCGGCTCGTGACTGA
- a CDS encoding Gfo/Idh/MocA family protein translates to MNVIERIKPIAPARRCRNLIAGYLAFVVTAVAIVFNQATVSAQETADAELTPIRIGVIGLDTSHVPAFTKAFNVEPADPEMRNGRVVAAYPYGSRTIESSYSRIPKYTEEVKALGVEVVDSIDALLDRVDCVLLETNDGKPHLEQALQVFRAGKPTFIDKPVASNLAEVVAIYRAAEHYGVPMFSSSSLRYSEGAQAIRNGAVGTVLGCNAFSPAATEPSHSRLFWYGIHGCESLYTCMGRGCVSVQHISTQHRELAVGTWNNGRIGTFHGMRNGSRGYGGTAFGDKGIRPIGDYGGYRPLAVKIAEFFETKQSPIDPKETIELYAFMAAAAASDADGGHPVTIASVLKKAERDADKLLEGKLTPGK, encoded by the coding sequence ATGAACGTAATCGAACGAATCAAGCCGATCGCGCCCGCCCGGAGATGTCGCAACTTGATCGCAGGATACTTGGCATTTGTCGTCACTGCTGTGGCGATTGTGTTTAATCAAGCAACCGTATCGGCTCAAGAAACCGCGGACGCAGAGCTCACCCCAATCAGGATCGGAGTGATCGGGTTGGACACGTCGCATGTTCCAGCATTTACTAAAGCGTTCAACGTCGAACCGGCTGATCCTGAAATGAGAAACGGCCGCGTCGTGGCCGCGTATCCTTATGGCAGCCGAACAATCGAATCGAGCTACAGTCGAATTCCGAAGTACACCGAAGAAGTCAAGGCGTTGGGCGTTGAAGTCGTCGACTCGATCGACGCGTTGCTCGACCGCGTAGATTGTGTGCTGTTAGAAACCAACGATGGCAAGCCGCACTTAGAGCAGGCGTTGCAAGTCTTTCGTGCTGGCAAGCCAACGTTCATCGATAAACCAGTGGCTTCTAATTTGGCCGAAGTAGTTGCAATCTACCGAGCAGCGGAGCACTACGGCGTGCCCATGTTTTCGAGTTCTTCGTTGCGTTACAGCGAAGGCGCCCAGGCGATTCGGAACGGTGCCGTCGGTACCGTCCTTGGTTGCAACGCGTTTAGTCCGGCGGCGACTGAGCCATCGCATTCGCGACTGTTTTGGTACGGTATTCATGGTTGTGAATCGCTTTACACCTGCATGGGAAGAGGCTGCGTCAGTGTTCAGCATATCTCGACCCAACACCGTGAGTTGGCAGTCGGTACCTGGAATAACGGACGGATCGGAACCTTTCATGGGATGCGAAATGGTAGTCGTGGATACGGCGGCACCGCTTTTGGTGACAAAGGGATTCGGCCGATCGGCGATTACGGCGGATATCGTCCGCTAGCAGTCAAGATTGCCGAATTCTTTGAGACGAAACAGTCGCCGATCGATCCAAAAGAAACGATCGAGCTGTACGCCTTTATGGCAGCGGCAGCGGCGAGTGACGCCGACGGGGGACACCCGGTTACGATCGCGAGTGTTTTAAAGAAAGCAGAACGCGACGCCGACAAGTTGCTTGAAGGTAAGCTCACCCCCGGTAAGTGA
- a CDS encoding Gfo/Idh/MocA family protein produces MNLSDTTNRDRRLFLASMASTAALAGSGRAIGQETEASAKSKQAAPSERLTIGIMGVNGRGAAIAKGMLETGQIDIGFICDVDSRASSRVAKLVGEKQSTLPKTPTDFREILDDTSVDALICAAPNHWHAPATILGCTAGKHVYVEKPCSYTPAEGEMAVAAARKNNRVVQMGTQRRTWPGIVAAIDKVHGGAIGKVLYARSWYNNRRGPIGHGKQTAPPEWLDWKLWQGPAPSRPFKDNVVHYNWHWHWHWGNGEIGNNGVHALDVARWGMQVDYPSAVSVGGGKYRHDDDQETPDTMMATFNFPGGKTITWEGLSWSPLGPHDSRFGISFHGTDGSIVVRGNGYTQYDMRDKEVARGDGDAGDQDHFVDFIDAVRTGGRPNADIEIAHKSTLLCHLGNMAYRTTGSFKTDPKDGRPIDHPAANDLWSREYAKGWEPVV; encoded by the coding sequence ATGAACCTTTCGGACACAACGAATCGGGATCGCCGGCTATTTCTAGCCTCGATGGCATCAACGGCCGCACTGGCCGGTAGCGGCCGGGCGATCGGACAAGAAACAGAGGCTTCTGCTAAGTCAAAGCAAGCGGCGCCGAGCGAACGCTTGACGATCGGAATCATGGGTGTCAATGGTCGAGGGGCCGCGATCGCCAAAGGCATGTTGGAAACCGGGCAAATCGATATCGGTTTTATCTGTGATGTCGACAGCCGTGCCTCCTCCCGAGTGGCCAAACTCGTCGGAGAGAAGCAATCGACGCTTCCCAAGACGCCGACCGACTTTCGCGAAATCTTAGACGACACGTCAGTCGACGCGCTCATTTGTGCGGCTCCGAATCACTGGCATGCGCCGGCGACCATTCTCGGTTGTACCGCCGGGAAGCACGTGTACGTTGAAAAACCATGTAGCTACACACCGGCCGAAGGCGAGATGGCCGTCGCGGCGGCACGCAAAAACAATCGCGTCGTTCAGATGGGAACGCAACGCCGGACTTGGCCGGGGATCGTCGCCGCAATTGATAAGGTTCACGGCGGGGCGATCGGAAAGGTGCTCTACGCACGATCGTGGTACAACAATCGCCGCGGCCCGATCGGTCATGGAAAGCAAACCGCACCGCCTGAATGGCTCGACTGGAAACTATGGCAAGGACCGGCCCCGTCGCGTCCGTTCAAAGACAATGTAGTGCACTATAATTGGCACTGGCATTGGCACTGGGGCAACGGCGAAATCGGCAACAACGGAGTCCACGCGCTCGACGTCGCCCGGTGGGGAATGCAAGTGGACTATCCATCGGCCGTTTCGGTCGGCGGCGGAAAGTATCGGCACGATGACGACCAGGAAACGCCAGATACGATGATGGCCACGTTTAATTTCCCAGGCGGTAAAACGATTACGTGGGAAGGATTAAGTTGGTCGCCTTTGGGCCCTCATGATTCACGCTTTGGGATCAGCTTCCACGGCACCGATGGCTCGATCGTTGTACGGGGCAATGGTTACACGCAGTATGACATGCGAGACAAAGAAGTCGCACGAGGCGACGGCGATGCGGGTGATCAAGATCACTTCGTCGACTTCATCGATGCCGTGCGAACCGGTGGTCGACCGAACGCAGATATCGAAATCGCTCACAAGAGCACGCTGCTGTGTCATCTCGGGAACATGGCCTATCGTACGACAGGCTCCTTCAAGACCGACCCAAAAGATGGGCGCCCGATCGATCATCCGGCGGCAAACGACTTGTGGTCTCGAGAGTACGCGAAAGGATGGGAGCCGGTGGTATGA
- a CDS encoding universal stress protein, producing MKVLLATDCSNQAYEAAKALLSLPISEPIEVTIITALAEPYVSVPEASQQWYPQLLQQERVRSEQHQDELAKLLGERFIIAEKVTRPGHPVRVILSEAESIHCDLIVMGAQGHSFLGRLLIGSVSDSVATHATCSVLIVRSPGEAGDASQSDAVSHAKRSPITDVTVGYDGSAPAREAVNEMAGLGWDEATKFELLSVAPIYDYLLGTGLTTAAIENEELVFREMQQRCEEMVDNISDSLPNATSCVVHDQRVGPAIVEQAEKTNADLIVVGDAGHSLIDDLLLGSTTKYVLRHAGCSVWISRQHRQ from the coding sequence ATGAAAGTCCTCTTGGCAACCGACTGTTCGAATCAGGCATACGAAGCCGCGAAGGCATTGTTGTCGTTGCCGATTTCCGAACCGATCGAAGTGACGATCATCACGGCGCTCGCCGAGCCATACGTGTCGGTGCCCGAAGCGTCTCAGCAGTGGTATCCGCAGCTGTTGCAGCAAGAAAGGGTGCGCAGCGAGCAGCACCAGGATGAGCTCGCGAAACTTTTGGGCGAGCGTTTCATAATCGCCGAAAAAGTCACCCGGCCGGGGCATCCCGTTCGTGTCATCTTGTCGGAAGCCGAATCGATTCACTGTGACCTTATTGTTATGGGAGCCCAAGGGCATTCGTTTTTGGGGCGTCTGTTGATCGGCAGCGTTTCCGACAGTGTTGCGACCCATGCAACTTGTTCGGTGTTAATCGTCAGGTCACCCGGTGAAGCAGGCGATGCATCGCAATCAGATGCGGTCTCGCATGCGAAGCGGTCCCCGATCACCGACGTGACCGTCGGCTATGACGGGTCGGCACCGGCTCGGGAAGCGGTTAACGAGATGGCCGGGCTGGGCTGGGACGAAGCGACTAAATTCGAGTTGCTTAGCGTCGCACCGATCTACGACTATCTGCTCGGGACCGGTCTGACTACCGCGGCGATCGAAAATGAAGAATTGGTCTTTAGGGAGATGCAGCAACGCTGTGAGGAAATGGTTGATAACATTTCCGACTCGCTACCGAATGCTACTTCCTGTGTCGTTCATGACCAGCGAGTGGGGCCGGCGATCGTCGAACAGGCAGAAAAGACGAACGCGGATTTGATCGTCGTCGGTGACGCGGGCCATAGCCTGATCGACGATTTACTGCTCGGCAGTACGACAAAGTATGTTTTGCGGCACGCCGGTTGTAGTGTTTGGATTTCACGGCAGCATCGGCAGTGA
- a CDS encoding universal stress protein, which produces MNNVVLAIDGSEPSLEAAQFFAHLPHNDSLFMTVATVVQRPYIHSSYAVGELLEKAFERDQEFAKEKFQEVEEIFDGANVTLDHVAKDGPVGETIVEIAEKRKADLVVVGAKGHSGIARLLLGSVSDHVATHAPCSTLIVRPTELLNHARPIRVCLAFEVCQSAIAALEEISQIPWKTGTEFHLLTVQTFLSDFIGERIADEGLDLTEHAEEGLKEAKERLREVAPNAQTHVLRTDHIGEGIVSFVEDNGIDLLVIGETPRSAVNRFLLGSTSRYVLRHAPCSIWVTRNKTPDAS; this is translated from the coding sequence ATGAACAACGTCGTTTTAGCCATCGATGGATCTGAACCCTCTTTAGAAGCGGCCCAGTTTTTTGCTCATTTGCCGCACAACGATAGTTTGTTCATGACGGTCGCTACCGTCGTCCAACGACCCTACATTCACAGTAGTTATGCCGTCGGCGAGTTGTTGGAGAAGGCATTCGAACGCGATCAAGAATTTGCGAAAGAGAAATTTCAGGAAGTCGAAGAGATCTTCGACGGCGCCAACGTCACGCTCGATCATGTCGCCAAGGACGGCCCGGTCGGCGAAACGATTGTGGAAATTGCTGAAAAACGGAAAGCAGACTTGGTCGTCGTCGGTGCGAAGGGCCACTCCGGGATCGCCCGGTTGTTGCTCGGAAGTGTTAGCGATCATGTGGCAACGCATGCCCCATGTAGCACGTTGATTGTGCGGCCGACAGAGTTGCTCAATCATGCCCGCCCGATTCGAGTCTGCTTGGCGTTCGAGGTTTGTCAGTCGGCAATCGCCGCACTCGAGGAGATCTCGCAAATTCCTTGGAAGACCGGGACCGAGTTTCATTTGCTGACCGTGCAAACGTTCCTGTCTGACTTTATCGGGGAGCGTATCGCCGACGAAGGGTTGGATCTAACCGAGCACGCCGAAGAGGGCTTGAAGGAAGCCAAGGAGAGGCTGCGTGAGGTCGCCCCCAACGCGCAGACCCATGTTCTACGGACCGATCATATCGGAGAAGGCATCGTTTCGTTCGTCGAAGACAATGGAATCGATTTGCTGGTGATCGGCGAGACTCCGCGCAGTGCGGTCAATCGGTTTCTGCTCGGCAGCACGTCGCGTTACGTGTTGCGGCATGCCCCGTGTAGCATCTGGGTGACCAGGAATAAAACGCCGGACGCATCTTAG
- the cmk gene encoding (d)CMP kinase — protein MIVTIDGPAGAGKSSIAHQVASRLGFEFLDTGALYRAATLAAMRDSINLDDAERLASFVGTIAITWRDKAVWIDDENVSEQIRTPEVTQSIRHLADVPAVRAELSQLQRQIAAGRNIVTEGRDQGAEVFPDAECKVFLTASPLERAKRRMRQLAESGRYLSVEDVLAAQNQRDLEDRLRDVGRLRAADDAVVVNTDGMLPEQVLDTIVNLAKERMGDNNNA, from the coding sequence TTGATTGTTACCATCGATGGCCCCGCCGGCGCGGGGAAAAGCAGCATCGCCCATCAAGTCGCATCGCGACTGGGGTTTGAATTCCTCGATACCGGCGCGCTCTATCGCGCGGCAACGCTTGCCGCGATGCGTGATTCGATAAATTTGGATGACGCCGAGCGACTGGCCAGTTTTGTCGGAACGATCGCAATCACGTGGCGAGACAAAGCGGTCTGGATCGACGATGAAAATGTCTCTGAACAAATCCGCACACCGGAAGTAACTCAGTCGATTCGCCATCTAGCCGATGTCCCAGCGGTCCGTGCCGAACTGTCTCAGCTCCAACGACAAATTGCCGCCGGCCGCAACATCGTGACCGAGGGCCGCGACCAAGGTGCCGAAGTCTTCCCGGATGCAGAGTGCAAAGTTTTCTTAACAGCGTCACCGCTGGAGCGAGCCAAACGCCGAATGCGTCAACTTGCCGAATCAGGGCGTTATCTTTCGGTCGAGGACGTGCTCGCGGCACAAAACCAACGCGACCTTGAGGACCGACTTCGCGATGTCGGCAGGCTCCGTGCCGCCGACGACGCCGTCGTCGTCAACACCGACGGAATGCTGCCCGAACAGGTACTCGACACGATCGTC